In Candidatus Poribacteria bacterium, the sequence GCCCTCAGCGACGATTTCCTTTGTTGTCCCAGTTTCCAAATCGCGCTTGAGGGTGATTTTATCAGCGTTGAGAAACCCGATTTCAATGCCTTGCTCATTCCGTCGGACCGTCTTGGCTTCGTCAATAAGAATGGTTATGCCTTCCTGCTCATAACTCTCCATTCTTTTCGATGTACCAGTGATTATTTCTTTTGTCGCTTCTGGTGTAGCATCCGTATTTTCAGCAGTGTCATCCTGCTCTACGGCGTCTTCTGCCGTTTGAATTTCCGTAGCGTCGGTGGCTACAGGACGTTCTTCTGTTTCTGTTTCCTCTGCACCGAGCGTCAGCGAGACAAAACAGACAAGAAACGTTAAAAAACCGGCGTACACACAAAAATTGCAAAAGTTGCGAAATGGCGATCTGTGTTCGCGTTTACTCTGATTCAATTGGGGTTTTGTGATGTTCATGTGCTTTCTCATCTTTTGGGTGAAGTTTGAATTGATTGTTTTTCATTTTTACAGTTTTGAGCGTCGGATTTGCGTACATCTCTGTTCCGACCCATGTGGAATCTCCACGCACAAGTGTGACTTCGTTGGGACCGTACAACCTACCCGCTAGGTTTTGCCAATGGAGAATCTCACTATACAAAGTGCCATCCTCGCTAACACCGACAACATCTCCTGCAAAATGGAGATTGTTTTTCTCGCTCCCCGTGAGGAACTGTTTACCCTTCTGGCTATTCAAGGTCATAGAAACAACACCGTCTTCAAAAATCTGGACAGTCGGATTTTGCACTTCAATGTAACTTCCGTGAAACGTTGAG encodes:
- the lptC gene encoding LPS export ABC transporter periplasmic protein LptC, which codes for MRKRKTLLLTRRNSQKLSNPTSGGIRRSGFGCIVGGKHNPNRILIPLYLCLLLCVICCRNTETPVGATDEPVETVPTQKVDTFSTQHTEAGVIKWTLIGESSTFHGSYIEVQNPTVQIFEDGVVSMTLNSQKGKQFLTGSEKNNLHFAGDVVGVSEDGTLYSEILHWQNLAGRLYGPNEVTLVRGDSTWVGTEMYANPTLKTVKMKNNQFKLHPKDEKAHEHHKTPIESE